TTGTTTTGCTCACATTCATAGTCAACCCAATCAGCATTAAATAACTGTAAAGTCTCTTCATGAAATAAACGATGTAGCAAGGACTCTGCATCTAAATTATTTAATTCGTTTTCTGTAATGGTGTCAGATAAAGCTCCAACCCTATGCCAGCCCTCAGAATCATGCTGATCTGCCTCTGGCATTTTTTGTAACAACATAGCGCAAAGATTTTCCTGGGTTGAACTAACCCACAATCTAGACTCTAATTGCTCTGATTGAAAAAAGTAATCTTCAAAAGTTGCTATTAAACCTTTTTGGTTTATAGGTACTAACGATTGAAAGCTATGGTCGGTTTGAGAATTGTACAAAGTGGCAACAATCTGGCCTTTGCCTAAAATTTTATCCAAAGCGTCTTCCTCTTCAATAGCACCATCTGATCTAACCATACCGCGGATTTTAAGATCACTGGTTACCTCAACTAATAATAAACTGACAATACCACTACCTTGAACTTGCAAAGTAAGCTTACCCTCGTGTTTAATGCCATTAGCCAAAAAGATAGCCAAAGCGCTAAGTTCTCCAAATAATTGCCTTATAGGTAGGCTATAGCGACGATTTTGGATCATATCTTGCCATGTATCAATGAGTGATAAATGTTGGCCGCGGATATCTAAGTCTTTAAATAAAAATCTGTTAATTGTATTCATAGGTATGATTTTAATTTATACCTAGGGATGCAAGTAAAAAAGTGATAGAAAGAAAAATGACCATTAAAGCCGATAATCAGCTCTTAATTGATGCCTTGGTCGAGGCAACTGAATTATCTAAGAAAACTCTTAAAAGTGCGCTGGATAAAGGCTGTATTTGGCTAAAAACAGACAAACAAATTAGTCGAATCAGGCGTATTAAGAAATTATTGAACAAAGGTGATGAAGTCTTTATTTATTGGAATGAAGAAATTTTATCCTCAGTCCCTACTCAGCCAACATTAATACTAGATAAGAAAAGTTATAGCATTTGGTTTAAGCCTGCTGGTGTTTTTTCTCAGGGATCAAAGTGGGGAGATCATTGTTCAATAACTCGATTGGTTGAAAAGAAACTAGATCGCCCTAGCTTTTTAGTGCATAGACTTGATCGTGCAACTAGCGGGCTGATGATAGTTGCTCATTCAAAGGCTATGGCTCGAGATTTTTCAAAACTATTTGCTGATAGGCTAATTAAAAAAACCTATCTGGCGATAGTTTCGGGTAGCTTTCCAGTTGATAAAATTAGCCTGAATGATGATATCGATGACAAACATGCATTAAGTCATATCACCAAACTGGCAGAAAACCAAAAAAAAACACTGCTTAGTGTTCACATTGAAACAGGTAGAAAACATCAAATTAGAAAACATCTTAGTGATTTTAATTTCCCAATTATTGGCGATCGACTTTATAGTGATACAAAAAAAGATCACCTAGAAGACTTACAATTACAGGCGGTTAATTTGGTTTTTAACTGTC
This window of the Candidatus Thioglobus sp. genome carries:
- a CDS encoding Hsp33 family molecular chaperone HslO, which translates into the protein MNTINRFLFKDLDIRGQHLSLIDTWQDMIQNRRYSLPIRQLFGELSALAIFLANGIKHEGKLTLQVQGSGIVSLLLVEVTSDLKIRGMVRSDGAIEEEDALDKILGKGQIVATLYNSQTDHSFQSLVPINQKGLIATFEDYFFQSEQLESRLWVSSTQENLCAMLLQKMPEADQHDSEGWHRVGALSDTITENELNNLDAESLLHRLFHEETLQLFNADWVDYECEQNKERFEKIIYDLGEQDARDLLKERGEIAIHNEICNEHLFFDEQDVNRIFATNS
- a CDS encoding RluA family pseudouridine synthase, which encodes MIERKMTIKADNQLLIDALVEATELSKKTLKSALDKGCIWLKTDKQISRIRRIKKLLNKGDEVFIYWNEEILSSVPTQPTLILDKKSYSIWFKPAGVFSQGSKWGDHCSITRLVEKKLDRPSFLVHRLDRATSGLMIVAHSKAMARDFSKLFADRLIKKTYLAIVSGSFPVDKISLNDDIDDKHALSHITKLAENQKKTLLSVHIETGRKHQIRKHLSDFNFPIIGDRLYSDTKKDHLEDLQLQAVNLVFNCPIDQQSINIKVSEKEQLKL